A stretch of the Lineus longissimus chromosome 12, tnLinLong1.2, whole genome shotgun sequence genome encodes the following:
- the LOC135497008 gene encoding titin-like isoform X1: MLLCRSELNMAVDVFVVSFILGSPFIPLVYLIVPPKTPVLSGFEPTAIGSNRELVCDASQPDAGTITYKWYKYSIANGVENWESKGPIGTSQNYIFNPVTEKKVFHLFSNADTVSGKYKCRASNSAGTRDSEWGDLYVYTPCPLYAVSVSPPKPAIGSTFTLNCYILNPSGLHVNWLKRADALSAAPEVAGANKKGCHAPSNPRYSWSSCSPPSTSSPTKTFNLQVTNAQPSDSAYWICKDIGLSCNSDPIKPVVQAHPVTPQITGFPSGPVIAGTQLNLKCVASPPGDTYDWYKDGTKVTTSLSYDFQVTKESAGVYKCVARNAVGSASSTDKTLVVYYKPDSVDVSSGKTSSYVGETDKFTCTVSGGNPTPTVKLYFKRSGGTPVEVTQGHDRVMAKEDNQAEYYCVAKVTGYPALDMTSSRKTYSVTFSNTKVSFLNNPTAAVQVGQVKKFTCETDESNPVTNIKWYHHITGSSWRNVTTGISSSERNGVYGGKMRISEWSVTATKAMNGATIRCTSTYSLTGHSFWTNADTTMYVKFNPSKITLLQIPLTVIYEGKQITITCETDSANPVANVQFYRKRTGGNWEQLTSGITSEDRAAEYNGRIRKSTLVVTASRLDTQAVFKCEIRKGSFQIEQTTTVDIYYPASVVLSLASTAVKEGDTVTLKCEARGGNPTSYTYIWYYNWIQIPNMTSRQYRISSIQYNRSGEYRCRAVNYSPDGIADASLKLDVLYKAKLDPNLPRLITVESRPLRPVMFTLNVIANPRPTNVTWYHPNHKMATGENFIPAEVNGTYTLSKGSVATPDYGNYIAKVTNSVGISYFCFELLREGPPRIPCCLKADNVSAVSVTLTFRSNFNGRSQQQFTIESKNGSTIDRYINIADPGFAKDVVRKIAGLKSDSMYEFRVKADNEYGTSGYGDVLKVQTPAAPNVPTFKITRNGRLATVVFGPPIREYTSFQLKFCGPSQTPKTSGCGGVRFTIHDPTTSTYTVSVTHETTIYVFYMDLYIGDDVVYSSGQVHPKQTVPAGSSPDGGMIAGVGVAVVILVAMVVVVVVVLHRRNMACFAGRNKRDESNHADGKTGKTEADPVIHDPLYMNVVNRAFEGDDTPHEPVYVNSPQQNPVKDGGENPYDEMENPYADLNITPDVIASQTYAELKY; this comes from the exons ATGTTATTATGTCGGAGTGAACTAAACATGGCTGTTGATGTATTCGTCGTGAGCTTCATCTTAGGTTCTCCGTTCATACCTCTCGTTTATCTGATTG TTCCACCAAAGACACCTGTTTTATCTGGGTTTGAACCTACTGCTATCGGCTCCAACCGTGAACTCGTCTGTGATGCGTCTCAACCTGATGCCGGGACCATCACCTATAAATGGTATAAATACTCGATTGCTAATGGTGTAGAGAATTGGGAATCCAAAGGACCCATTGGTACAAGTCAGAATTACATCTTTAATCCAGTCACTGAGAAGAAAGTGTTCCACTTATTTTCAAATGCGGACACAGTCAGTGGGAAGTACAAGTGTCGAGCATCGAACTCGGCCGGAACAAGAGACAGCGAATGGGGAGATCTGTATGTCTATACACCAT GTCCACTGTATGCTGTGAGTGTTTCACCACCCAAACCTGCCATCGGAAGTACATTCACCCTCAACTGTTACATATTGAACCCAAGCGGATTGCATGTGAATTGGTTAAAGAGGGCTGATGCTTTATCTGCTGCTCCAGAAGTAGCAGGAGCGAATAAGAAGGGATGCCATGCTCCAAGTAACCCACGCTACAGTTGGAGCAGCTGCAGCCCACCAAGCACCTCATCACCGACAAAGACATTCAATCTACAAGTCACCAATGCTCAGCCTTCTGATTCTGCTTACTGGATTTGTAAGGACATTGGTCTAAGCTGCAACAGTGACCCAATCAAGCCAGTGGTGCAAG cgCACCCAGTCACGCCACAGATCACCGGTTTCCCATCAGGACCAGTCATTGCTGGAACACAGCTCAACTTGAAGTGTGTGGCCTCGCCTCCTGGAGATACCTACGATTGGTACAAGGATGGTACAAAGGTTACAACATCATTGAGTTACGACTTCCAAGTGACAAAGGAGAGTGCTGGTGTTTACAAGTGTGTGGCGAGAAATGCTGTCGGGTCTGCCAGTAGCACAGACAAGACACTGGTTGTTTATT ACAAACCTGATTCCGTTGACGTGTCATCTGGAAAGACCTCATCCTATGTTGGGGAGACCGACAAGTTCACCTGCACAGTCTCTGGCGGCAACCCCACCCCGACCGTGAAGCTCTACTTCAAGAGGTCAGGCGGAACACCAGTAGAGGTCACCCAAGGTCATGATAGGGTGATGGCTAAAGAAGATAACCAGGCTGAGTACTACTGCGTGGCGAAGGTCACTGGGTATCCCGCCTTGGATATGACTTCAAGCAGGAAGACATACAGCGTAACAT tttcaaacacCAAGGTTTCCTTTCTCAATAACCCGACCGCTGCTGTCCAGGTTGGTCAGGTAAAGAAGTTCACATGTGAGACGGATGAGAGTAACCCAGTTACCAACATCAAGTGGTATCATCATATTACTGGTTCTTCGTGGCGAAATGTCACAACCGGAATATCATCATCCGAGAGGAATGGTGTGTATGGTGGAAAGATGAGGATCAGTGAGTGGTCTGTAACTGCAACAAAGGCAATGAATGGTGCAACAATAAGATGTACGTCCACCTACTCCCTGACTGGTCATAGCTTTTGGACGAATGCCGATACCACAATGTATGTAAAAT TTAACCCATCAAAGATAACTTTGCTTCAAATACCACTAACAGTGATCTACGAGGGGAAACAGATCACGATCACCTGTGAGACAGACAGCGCCAACCCGGTTGCGAATGTACAGTTTTACCGGAAGAGGACAGGAGGAAACTGGGAGCAACTGACGTCGGGGATAACATCTGAAGACAGGGCTGCAGAATACAATGGCAGGATTCGAAAGAGTACTTTGGTTGTTACAGCCAGTAGGTTGGACACACAGGCTGTGTTCAAATGCGAGATTCGTAAGGGGTCATTCCAGATCGAACAGACAACTACCGTTGATATATATT ACCCAGCAAGCGTCGTATTATCATTAGCCTCGACTGCAGTGAAAGAAGGTGATACTGTCACATTGAAATGTGAAGCAAGAGGGGGTAACCCGACATCGTACACCTACATATGGTATTATAACTGGATACAAATACCGAATATGACTTCAAGACAATACAGAATATCATCAATACAGTACAACAGGAGTGGAGAGTATCGCTGTCGTGCGGTCAACTATTCTCCAGATGGCATAGCCGATGCATCATTAAAATTGGATGTTTTAT ACAAAGCTAAATTGGATCCCAATCTGCCGAGACTCATCACCGTTGAAAGCAGACCATTAAGACCAGTCATGTTTACACTCAACGTCATCGCCAACCCTCGACCAACGAATGTTACGTGGTATCACCCCAACCACAAGATGGCAACTGGTGAAAACTTCATCCCTGCGGAAGTAAATGGGACATACACACTGAGCAAGGGATCTGTAGCGACTCCAGACTATGGAAACTACATCGCCAAAGTGACTAATTCTGTTGGaatatcatatttttgttttgaacTTCTCCGCGAAG GCCCACCACGCATTCCGTGCTGTCTGAAAGCAGACAACGTTAGTGCAGtttcagtgaccttgacctttaggAGTAACTTCAATGgcagatcacaacagcagttcacCATCGAGAGCAAAAACGGAAGCACCATCGACAGATACATCAATATAGCAGACCCGGGCTTTGCGAAAGATGTAGTGAGAAAAATAGCAGGACTGAAGAGCGATTCGATGTATGAATTCCGGGTTAAAGCGGACAACGAATATGGCACCAGTGGCTATGGAGACGTACTTAAAGTACAGACACCAG CTGCTCCAAATGTCCCGACGTTTAAGATCACCCGTAACGGGAGACTGGCGACCGTGGTGTTCGGGCCGCCGATTCGGGAGTACACAAGTTTCCAGCTCAAGTTCTGTGGGCCCAGTCAGACACCAAAAACGTCTGGATGCGGCGGGGTTCGCTTCACCATCCATGATCCAACGACATCAACTTACACAGTTAGTGTGACACACGAGACCACGATCTATGTTTTCTACATGGATTTGTATATTGGCGATGATGTTGTTTATAGTTCTGGTCAAGTGCATCCTAAACAGACTGTGCCGGCTGGAAGCAGTCCTGATGGTGGCATGATAGCTGGCGTGGGTGTCGCCGTCGTCATCCTGGTagcaatggtggtggtggttgtcgTCGTGCTACATAGGAGGAACATGGCATGCTTTGCTG GTCGAAATAAACGCGATGAATCAAACCATGCTGATGGGAAAACTGGCAAAACGGAAGCTGATCCGGTTATTCATGACCCTTTATACATGAACGTCGTCAACAGGGCATTTGAAG GTGACGATACTCCACATGAACCGGTTTATGTGAATTCTCCTCAACAGAATCCCGTGAAAG ATGGCGGTGAAAATCCGTATGACGAAATGGAAAATCCATATGCTGACTTGAACATCACG CCTGATGTGATCGCAAGCCAGACGTATGCtgaattgaaatattga
- the LOC135497008 gene encoding titin-like isoform X4, which produces MLLCRSELNMAVDVFVVSFILGSPFIPLVYLIGPLYAVSVSPPKPAIGSTFTLNCYILNPSGLHVNWLKRADALSAAPEVAGANKKGCHAPSNPRYSWSSCSPPSTSSPTKTFNLQVTNAQPSDSAYWICKDIGLSCNSDPIKPVVQAHPVTPQITGFPSGPVIAGTQLNLKCVASPPGDTYDWYKDGTKVTTSLSYDFQVTKESAGVYKCVARNAVGSASSTDKTLVVYYKPDSVDVSSGKTSSYVGETDKFTCTVSGGNPTPTVKLYFKRSGGTPVEVTQGHDRVMAKEDNQAEYYCVAKVTGYPALDMTSSRKTYSVTFSNTKVSFLNNPTAAVQVGQVKKFTCETDESNPVTNIKWYHHITGSSWRNVTTGISSSERNGVYGGKMRISEWSVTATKAMNGATIRCTSTYSLTGHSFWTNADTTMYVKFNPSKITLLQIPLTVIYEGKQITITCETDSANPVANVQFYRKRTGGNWEQLTSGITSEDRAAEYNGRIRKSTLVVTASRLDTQAVFKCEIRKGSFQIEQTTTVDIYYPASVVLSLASTAVKEGDTVTLKCEARGGNPTSYTYIWYYNWIQIPNMTSRQYRISSIQYNRSGEYRCRAVNYSPDGIADASLKLDVLYKAKLDPNLPRLITVESRPLRPVMFTLNVIANPRPTNVTWYHPNHKMATGENFIPAEVNGTYTLSKGSVATPDYGNYIAKVTNSVGISYFCFELLREGPPRIPCCLKADNVSAVSVTLTFRSNFNGRSQQQFTIESKNGSTIDRYINIADPGFAKDVVRKIAGLKSDSMYEFRVKADNEYGTSGYGDVLKVQTPAAPNVPTFKITRNGRLATVVFGPPIREYTSFQLKFCGPSQTPKTSGCGGVRFTIHDPTTSTYTVSVTHETTIYVFYMDLYIGDDVVYSSGQVHPKQTVPAGSSPDGGMIAGVGVAVVILVAMVVVVVVVLHRRNMACFAGRNKRDESNHADGKTGKTEADPVIHDPLYMNVVNRAFEGDDTPHEPVYVNSPQQNPVKDGGENPYDEMENPYADLNITPDVIASQTYAELKY; this is translated from the exons ATGTTATTATGTCGGAGTGAACTAAACATGGCTGTTGATGTATTCGTCGTGAGCTTCATCTTAGGTTCTCCGTTCATACCTCTCGTTTATCTGATTG GTCCACTGTATGCTGTGAGTGTTTCACCACCCAAACCTGCCATCGGAAGTACATTCACCCTCAACTGTTACATATTGAACCCAAGCGGATTGCATGTGAATTGGTTAAAGAGGGCTGATGCTTTATCTGCTGCTCCAGAAGTAGCAGGAGCGAATAAGAAGGGATGCCATGCTCCAAGTAACCCACGCTACAGTTGGAGCAGCTGCAGCCCACCAAGCACCTCATCACCGACAAAGACATTCAATCTACAAGTCACCAATGCTCAGCCTTCTGATTCTGCTTACTGGATTTGTAAGGACATTGGTCTAAGCTGCAACAGTGACCCAATCAAGCCAGTGGTGCAAG cgCACCCAGTCACGCCACAGATCACCGGTTTCCCATCAGGACCAGTCATTGCTGGAACACAGCTCAACTTGAAGTGTGTGGCCTCGCCTCCTGGAGATACCTACGATTGGTACAAGGATGGTACAAAGGTTACAACATCATTGAGTTACGACTTCCAAGTGACAAAGGAGAGTGCTGGTGTTTACAAGTGTGTGGCGAGAAATGCTGTCGGGTCTGCCAGTAGCACAGACAAGACACTGGTTGTTTATT ACAAACCTGATTCCGTTGACGTGTCATCTGGAAAGACCTCATCCTATGTTGGGGAGACCGACAAGTTCACCTGCACAGTCTCTGGCGGCAACCCCACCCCGACCGTGAAGCTCTACTTCAAGAGGTCAGGCGGAACACCAGTAGAGGTCACCCAAGGTCATGATAGGGTGATGGCTAAAGAAGATAACCAGGCTGAGTACTACTGCGTGGCGAAGGTCACTGGGTATCCCGCCTTGGATATGACTTCAAGCAGGAAGACATACAGCGTAACAT tttcaaacacCAAGGTTTCCTTTCTCAATAACCCGACCGCTGCTGTCCAGGTTGGTCAGGTAAAGAAGTTCACATGTGAGACGGATGAGAGTAACCCAGTTACCAACATCAAGTGGTATCATCATATTACTGGTTCTTCGTGGCGAAATGTCACAACCGGAATATCATCATCCGAGAGGAATGGTGTGTATGGTGGAAAGATGAGGATCAGTGAGTGGTCTGTAACTGCAACAAAGGCAATGAATGGTGCAACAATAAGATGTACGTCCACCTACTCCCTGACTGGTCATAGCTTTTGGACGAATGCCGATACCACAATGTATGTAAAAT TTAACCCATCAAAGATAACTTTGCTTCAAATACCACTAACAGTGATCTACGAGGGGAAACAGATCACGATCACCTGTGAGACAGACAGCGCCAACCCGGTTGCGAATGTACAGTTTTACCGGAAGAGGACAGGAGGAAACTGGGAGCAACTGACGTCGGGGATAACATCTGAAGACAGGGCTGCAGAATACAATGGCAGGATTCGAAAGAGTACTTTGGTTGTTACAGCCAGTAGGTTGGACACACAGGCTGTGTTCAAATGCGAGATTCGTAAGGGGTCATTCCAGATCGAACAGACAACTACCGTTGATATATATT ACCCAGCAAGCGTCGTATTATCATTAGCCTCGACTGCAGTGAAAGAAGGTGATACTGTCACATTGAAATGTGAAGCAAGAGGGGGTAACCCGACATCGTACACCTACATATGGTATTATAACTGGATACAAATACCGAATATGACTTCAAGACAATACAGAATATCATCAATACAGTACAACAGGAGTGGAGAGTATCGCTGTCGTGCGGTCAACTATTCTCCAGATGGCATAGCCGATGCATCATTAAAATTGGATGTTTTAT ACAAAGCTAAATTGGATCCCAATCTGCCGAGACTCATCACCGTTGAAAGCAGACCATTAAGACCAGTCATGTTTACACTCAACGTCATCGCCAACCCTCGACCAACGAATGTTACGTGGTATCACCCCAACCACAAGATGGCAACTGGTGAAAACTTCATCCCTGCGGAAGTAAATGGGACATACACACTGAGCAAGGGATCTGTAGCGACTCCAGACTATGGAAACTACATCGCCAAAGTGACTAATTCTGTTGGaatatcatatttttgttttgaacTTCTCCGCGAAG GCCCACCACGCATTCCGTGCTGTCTGAAAGCAGACAACGTTAGTGCAGtttcagtgaccttgacctttaggAGTAACTTCAATGgcagatcacaacagcagttcacCATCGAGAGCAAAAACGGAAGCACCATCGACAGATACATCAATATAGCAGACCCGGGCTTTGCGAAAGATGTAGTGAGAAAAATAGCAGGACTGAAGAGCGATTCGATGTATGAATTCCGGGTTAAAGCGGACAACGAATATGGCACCAGTGGCTATGGAGACGTACTTAAAGTACAGACACCAG CTGCTCCAAATGTCCCGACGTTTAAGATCACCCGTAACGGGAGACTGGCGACCGTGGTGTTCGGGCCGCCGATTCGGGAGTACACAAGTTTCCAGCTCAAGTTCTGTGGGCCCAGTCAGACACCAAAAACGTCTGGATGCGGCGGGGTTCGCTTCACCATCCATGATCCAACGACATCAACTTACACAGTTAGTGTGACACACGAGACCACGATCTATGTTTTCTACATGGATTTGTATATTGGCGATGATGTTGTTTATAGTTCTGGTCAAGTGCATCCTAAACAGACTGTGCCGGCTGGAAGCAGTCCTGATGGTGGCATGATAGCTGGCGTGGGTGTCGCCGTCGTCATCCTGGTagcaatggtggtggtggttgtcgTCGTGCTACATAGGAGGAACATGGCATGCTTTGCTG GTCGAAATAAACGCGATGAATCAAACCATGCTGATGGGAAAACTGGCAAAACGGAAGCTGATCCGGTTATTCATGACCCTTTATACATGAACGTCGTCAACAGGGCATTTGAAG GTGACGATACTCCACATGAACCGGTTTATGTGAATTCTCCTCAACAGAATCCCGTGAAAG ATGGCGGTGAAAATCCGTATGACGAAATGGAAAATCCATATGCTGACTTGAACATCACG CCTGATGTGATCGCAAGCCAGACGTATGCtgaattgaaatattga
- the LOC135497008 gene encoding titin-like isoform X2 gives MAVGVFVVSFILVSPFIPLGYLIVPPKTPVLSGFEPTAIGSNRELVCDASQPDAGTITYKWYKYSIANGVENWESKGPIGTSQNYIFNPVTEKKVFHLFSNADTVSGKYKCRASNSAGTRDSEWGDLYVYTPCPLYAVSVSPPKPAIGSTFTLNCYILNPSGLHVNWLKRADALSAAPEVAGANKKGCHAPSNPRYSWSSCSPPSTSSPTKTFNLQVTNAQPSDSAYWICKDIGLSCNSDPIKPVVQAHPVTPQITGFPSGPVIAGTQLNLKCVASPPGDTYDWYKDGTKVTTSLSYDFQVTKESAGVYKCVARNAVGSASSTDKTLVVYYKPDSVDVSSGKTSSYVGETDKFTCTVSGGNPTPTVKLYFKRSGGTPVEVTQGHDRVMAKEDNQAEYYCVAKVTGYPALDMTSSRKTYSVTFSNTKVSFLNNPTAAVQVGQVKKFTCETDESNPVTNIKWYHHITGSSWRNVTTGISSSERNGVYGGKMRISEWSVTATKAMNGATIRCTSTYSLTGHSFWTNADTTMYVKFNPSKITLLQIPLTVIYEGKQITITCETDSANPVANVQFYRKRTGGNWEQLTSGITSEDRAAEYNGRIRKSTLVVTASRLDTQAVFKCEIRKGSFQIEQTTTVDIYYPASVVLSLASTAVKEGDTVTLKCEARGGNPTSYTYIWYYNWIQIPNMTSRQYRISSIQYNRSGEYRCRAVNYSPDGIADASLKLDVLYKAKLDPNLPRLITVESRPLRPVMFTLNVIANPRPTNVTWYHPNHKMATGENFIPAEVNGTYTLSKGSVATPDYGNYIAKVTNSVGISYFCFELLREGPPRIPCCLKADNVSAVSVTLTFRSNFNGRSQQQFTIESKNGSTIDRYINIADPGFAKDVVRKIAGLKSDSMYEFRVKADNEYGTSGYGDVLKVQTPAAPNVPTFKITRNGRLATVVFGPPIREYTSFQLKFCGPSQTPKTSGCGGVRFTIHDPTTSTYTVSVTHETTIYVFYMDLYIGDDVVYSSGQVHPKQTVPAGSSPDGGMIAGVGVAVVILVAMVVVVVVVLHRRNMACFAGRNKRDESNHADGKTGKTEADPVIHDPLYMNVVNRAFEGDDTPHEPVYVNSPQQNPVKDGGENPYDEMENPYADLNITPDVIASQTYAELKY, from the exons TTCCACCAAAGACACCTGTTTTATCTGGGTTTGAACCTACTGCTATCGGCTCCAACCGTGAACTCGTCTGTGATGCGTCTCAACCTGATGCCGGGACCATCACCTATAAATGGTATAAATACTCGATTGCTAATGGTGTAGAGAATTGGGAATCCAAAGGACCCATTGGTACAAGTCAGAATTACATCTTTAATCCAGTCACTGAGAAGAAAGTGTTCCACTTATTTTCAAATGCGGACACAGTCAGTGGGAAGTACAAGTGTCGAGCATCGAACTCGGCCGGAACAAGAGACAGCGAATGGGGAGATCTGTATGTCTATACACCAT GTCCACTGTATGCTGTGAGTGTTTCACCACCCAAACCTGCCATCGGAAGTACATTCACCCTCAACTGTTACATATTGAACCCAAGCGGATTGCATGTGAATTGGTTAAAGAGGGCTGATGCTTTATCTGCTGCTCCAGAAGTAGCAGGAGCGAATAAGAAGGGATGCCATGCTCCAAGTAACCCACGCTACAGTTGGAGCAGCTGCAGCCCACCAAGCACCTCATCACCGACAAAGACATTCAATCTACAAGTCACCAATGCTCAGCCTTCTGATTCTGCTTACTGGATTTGTAAGGACATTGGTCTAAGCTGCAACAGTGACCCAATCAAGCCAGTGGTGCAAG cgCACCCAGTCACGCCACAGATCACCGGTTTCCCATCAGGACCAGTCATTGCTGGAACACAGCTCAACTTGAAGTGTGTGGCCTCGCCTCCTGGAGATACCTACGATTGGTACAAGGATGGTACAAAGGTTACAACATCATTGAGTTACGACTTCCAAGTGACAAAGGAGAGTGCTGGTGTTTACAAGTGTGTGGCGAGAAATGCTGTCGGGTCTGCCAGTAGCACAGACAAGACACTGGTTGTTTATT ACAAACCTGATTCCGTTGACGTGTCATCTGGAAAGACCTCATCCTATGTTGGGGAGACCGACAAGTTCACCTGCACAGTCTCTGGCGGCAACCCCACCCCGACCGTGAAGCTCTACTTCAAGAGGTCAGGCGGAACACCAGTAGAGGTCACCCAAGGTCATGATAGGGTGATGGCTAAAGAAGATAACCAGGCTGAGTACTACTGCGTGGCGAAGGTCACTGGGTATCCCGCCTTGGATATGACTTCAAGCAGGAAGACATACAGCGTAACAT tttcaaacacCAAGGTTTCCTTTCTCAATAACCCGACCGCTGCTGTCCAGGTTGGTCAGGTAAAGAAGTTCACATGTGAGACGGATGAGAGTAACCCAGTTACCAACATCAAGTGGTATCATCATATTACTGGTTCTTCGTGGCGAAATGTCACAACCGGAATATCATCATCCGAGAGGAATGGTGTGTATGGTGGAAAGATGAGGATCAGTGAGTGGTCTGTAACTGCAACAAAGGCAATGAATGGTGCAACAATAAGATGTACGTCCACCTACTCCCTGACTGGTCATAGCTTTTGGACGAATGCCGATACCACAATGTATGTAAAAT TTAACCCATCAAAGATAACTTTGCTTCAAATACCACTAACAGTGATCTACGAGGGGAAACAGATCACGATCACCTGTGAGACAGACAGCGCCAACCCGGTTGCGAATGTACAGTTTTACCGGAAGAGGACAGGAGGAAACTGGGAGCAACTGACGTCGGGGATAACATCTGAAGACAGGGCTGCAGAATACAATGGCAGGATTCGAAAGAGTACTTTGGTTGTTACAGCCAGTAGGTTGGACACACAGGCTGTGTTCAAATGCGAGATTCGTAAGGGGTCATTCCAGATCGAACAGACAACTACCGTTGATATATATT ACCCAGCAAGCGTCGTATTATCATTAGCCTCGACTGCAGTGAAAGAAGGTGATACTGTCACATTGAAATGTGAAGCAAGAGGGGGTAACCCGACATCGTACACCTACATATGGTATTATAACTGGATACAAATACCGAATATGACTTCAAGACAATACAGAATATCATCAATACAGTACAACAGGAGTGGAGAGTATCGCTGTCGTGCGGTCAACTATTCTCCAGATGGCATAGCCGATGCATCATTAAAATTGGATGTTTTAT ACAAAGCTAAATTGGATCCCAATCTGCCGAGACTCATCACCGTTGAAAGCAGACCATTAAGACCAGTCATGTTTACACTCAACGTCATCGCCAACCCTCGACCAACGAATGTTACGTGGTATCACCCCAACCACAAGATGGCAACTGGTGAAAACTTCATCCCTGCGGAAGTAAATGGGACATACACACTGAGCAAGGGATCTGTAGCGACTCCAGACTATGGAAACTACATCGCCAAAGTGACTAATTCTGTTGGaatatcatatttttgttttgaacTTCTCCGCGAAG GCCCACCACGCATTCCGTGCTGTCTGAAAGCAGACAACGTTAGTGCAGtttcagtgaccttgacctttaggAGTAACTTCAATGgcagatcacaacagcagttcacCATCGAGAGCAAAAACGGAAGCACCATCGACAGATACATCAATATAGCAGACCCGGGCTTTGCGAAAGATGTAGTGAGAAAAATAGCAGGACTGAAGAGCGATTCGATGTATGAATTCCGGGTTAAAGCGGACAACGAATATGGCACCAGTGGCTATGGAGACGTACTTAAAGTACAGACACCAG CTGCTCCAAATGTCCCGACGTTTAAGATCACCCGTAACGGGAGACTGGCGACCGTGGTGTTCGGGCCGCCGATTCGGGAGTACACAAGTTTCCAGCTCAAGTTCTGTGGGCCCAGTCAGACACCAAAAACGTCTGGATGCGGCGGGGTTCGCTTCACCATCCATGATCCAACGACATCAACTTACACAGTTAGTGTGACACACGAGACCACGATCTATGTTTTCTACATGGATTTGTATATTGGCGATGATGTTGTTTATAGTTCTGGTCAAGTGCATCCTAAACAGACTGTGCCGGCTGGAAGCAGTCCTGATGGTGGCATGATAGCTGGCGTGGGTGTCGCCGTCGTCATCCTGGTagcaatggtggtggtggttgtcgTCGTGCTACATAGGAGGAACATGGCATGCTTTGCTG GTCGAAATAAACGCGATGAATCAAACCATGCTGATGGGAAAACTGGCAAAACGGAAGCTGATCCGGTTATTCATGACCCTTTATACATGAACGTCGTCAACAGGGCATTTGAAG GTGACGATACTCCACATGAACCGGTTTATGTGAATTCTCCTCAACAGAATCCCGTGAAAG ATGGCGGTGAAAATCCGTATGACGAAATGGAAAATCCATATGCTGACTTGAACATCACG CCTGATGTGATCGCAAGCCAGACGTATGCtgaattgaaatattga